The proteins below are encoded in one region of Penaeus chinensis breed Huanghai No. 1 chromosome 25, ASM1920278v2, whole genome shotgun sequence:
- the LOC125038517 gene encoding periodic tryptophan protein 1 homolog: protein MESAQMSFITCAAWVPKGVAKSKPDKVGVTPEELARIIHETRGNIKELDDEENEEIESSDEEIEEEMEGEDEDSDEKEQGDDKENREIEDEEEEIEDEEFEEEEEEEVEKEAAETEPMAEEATMTEVTEKKEGLSKSQKRRKKKNKKKELKKKEEEEEEEEELDNILNLDDYDKEEDNTSQKLTMSNIAVFPNNDDDPHLTVKDADNKDSDDEDEVIMSSDNLVAVGHVDGDAAILEIYVYNAEEGSFYVHHDILLPAIPLCMEWMNYDPGDEYLRPGNMLAIGSMAPVVDVWDLDIADSLEPAFSLGKKRSKKKKIAGVGHKDAVLSLAWNTHAEHVLASGSVDQTVILWDMEHGTVAQQLKCFKEKIQSIKWHPKEAHTLLAGACDNKVRMLDCRSNDTFQAWKVDGEVESVLWDKHSQNPHNFLASTDAGTVYAFDGRKDKPLWTLDAHHKSCTVLSMSPTCPGCLVTASMDETVKVWDVASDKPTLVEEHKMNLGVIQCLSACPDWPFVFCMGGDNKENNFKVWDIRNSVKVRTQFCPRMGMPTDEDMETEVATKAMSNVHLEDDDSIQVVSGKIPSAAAAAPTNFKPKVKKFHKKKGGHLSKKKRW, encoded by the exons aGAGTTGGATGACGAGGAAAACGAGGAAATTGAGTCCAGTGATGAAGAGatcgaggaggagatggagggggaagatgaagacAGTGACGAAAAGGAGCAGGGAGACGATAAGGAAAACCGGGaaatagaagacgaagaggaagagattgaggatGAGGAattcgaagaagaggaagaggaggaagtagagaaagaagccGCAGAAACAGAGCCCATGGCCGAGGAAGCAACCATGACAGAAGTAACCGAAAAGAAGGAAGGACTGAGTAAAagccagaagaggaggaagaaaaagaacaagaagaaagagctcaaaaagaaggaagaagaagaggaagaagaggaagaattagacAACATTCTCAATCTTGATGACTATGACAAAGAAGAAG ATAACACCTCACAGAAGTTAACAATGAGCAACATCGCAGTGTTCCCTAACAACGATGATGATCCCCACCTGACCGTCAAGGATGCCGATAATAAGGACAGCGATGACGAGGACGAGGTCATCATGTCAAGCGACAACCTCGTTGCAGTTGGTCATGTTGATGGTGATGCAGCCATTTTGGAGATATATG TGTACAATGCAGAGGAAGGCAGTTTCTACGTCCACCACGACATTCTCCTCCCAGCGATCCCTCTTTGCATGGAGTGGATGAACTATGATCCTGGAGATGAATACCTCAGACCAG GCAACATGCTGGCCATAGGAAGCATGGCACCTGTAGTGGATGTGTGGGACCTCGACATAGCAGATTCCTTGGAGCCGGCCTTTTCTCTTGGTaagaaaagaagcaagaagaagaagattgcaGGTGTCGGACATAAGGACGCAGTGCTGTCCCTTGCCTGGAACACCCATGCAGA GCATGTTTTAGCAAGTGGATCCGTTGACCAGACAGTCATTCTGTGGGACATGGAGCATGGAACAGTTGCCCAACAGTTGAAATGCTTCAAGGAAAAAATCCAGTCCATAAAGTGGCACCccaaagaagcacacacactgCTTGCGGGAGCGTGTGACAA CAAAGTGAGAATGCTTGACTGCCGAAGCAACGACACATTCCAAGCGTGGAAAGTGGATGGAGAAGTTGAGTCAGTGCTCTGGGACAAACACAGTCAGAATCCTCACAATTTTCTG GCTAGCACAGATGCAGGCACAGTGTACGCATTTGATGGCAGAAAAGATAAACCTTTATGGACTTTGGATGCACATCATAAATCATGTACAG TATTGAGCATGAGCCCTACCTGTCCTGGATGCCTGGTGACAGCCTCCATGGACGAGACAGTCAAGGTGTGGGATGTGGCCTCAGACAAGCCGACCCTGGTAGAGGAGCACAAGATGAACCTAGGCGTGATCCAGTGCCTCTCAGCCTGCCCCGACTGGCCCTTTGTCTTCTGCATGGGCGGGGACAACAAGGAAAACAACTTCAAGGTGTGGGATATCAGGAACTCTGTTAAAG TGCGCACGCAGTTCTGTCCTCGCATGGGTATGCCAACGGACGAGGATATGGAGACAGAAGTAGCAACAAAAGCCATGAGCAACGTGCACCTCGAAGATGATGATAGCATCCAGGTGGTATCGGGAAAAATAccctctgctgctgctgctgctcctaccAACTTTAAGCCCAAAGTCAAGAAATTCCACAAAAAGAAGGGAGGTCATCTTAGTAAAAAGAAGAGAtggtaa